In Burkholderia gladioli, a genomic segment contains:
- the nadA gene encoding quinolinate synthase NadA: protein MQAAIKPVEYDRPGAVCGVGQAWAKVPDSPSAVERAALKARIKALLEREKAVLVAHYYVDAELQELADETGGCVADSLEMARFGRDHAAQTLVVAGVRFMGETAKILSPDKRILMPDLDATCSLDLGCPVDDFSAFCDAHPDRKVVVYANTSAAVKARADWMVTSSIGLEIVADLHARGEKLIWAPDRHLGSYIQKKTGADMLMWQGSCLVHDEFKGIELDLLRAEHPDAKVLVHPESPENVVALADVVGSTTQLIDAAVKLDAQRFIVATDLGILHKMQLAAPGKTFIAAPTAGNSATCKSCAHCPWMAMNGLANLAEVLERGHNEIFVDRAIGERARLPIDRMLEFAAQHKRRVQASGDLQRDAQLFSNVGAA, encoded by the coding sequence ATGCAAGCCGCGATCAAACCCGTCGAATACGACCGGCCGGGTGCCGTGTGCGGAGTCGGGCAGGCTTGGGCCAAGGTGCCCGACAGCCCGTCCGCGGTGGAGCGCGCAGCGCTCAAGGCACGCATCAAGGCGCTGCTGGAGCGCGAGAAGGCCGTGCTCGTCGCGCACTATTACGTCGATGCCGAATTGCAGGAGCTGGCCGACGAGACTGGCGGCTGCGTGGCCGATTCGCTCGAGATGGCGCGCTTCGGTCGCGATCACGCGGCGCAGACGCTGGTGGTGGCCGGCGTGCGCTTCATGGGCGAGACGGCGAAGATCCTGAGCCCGGACAAGCGCATCCTGATGCCCGATCTCGATGCCACCTGCTCGCTCGACCTCGGCTGCCCCGTCGACGACTTCTCGGCTTTCTGCGATGCGCATCCGGATCGCAAGGTGGTGGTGTATGCCAACACCAGCGCGGCCGTGAAGGCGCGCGCGGACTGGATGGTCACCTCCTCGATCGGCCTGGAGATCGTGGCCGACCTGCATGCGCGCGGCGAGAAGCTGATCTGGGCGCCGGACCGGCACCTCGGCAGCTATATCCAGAAGAAGACCGGCGCCGACATGCTGATGTGGCAGGGCTCCTGCCTGGTGCACGACGAATTCAAGGGCATCGAGCTCGACCTGTTGCGCGCCGAGCATCCGGACGCGAAGGTGCTGGTGCATCCGGAATCGCCCGAGAACGTGGTGGCGCTGGCCGACGTGGTCGGCTCGACCACCCAGCTGATCGACGCGGCCGTCAAGCTCGACGCGCAACGCTTCATCGTCGCGACCGACCTCGGCATCCTGCACAAGATGCAGCTCGCGGCGCCCGGCAAGACCTTCATCGCCGCGCCGACGGCCGGCAACAGCGCGACATGCAAGAGCTGCGCGCATTGCCCCTGGATGGCGATGAACGGCCTGGCGAACCTGGCCGAGGTGCTGGAGCGCGGCCATAACGAAATCTTCGTCGATCGCGCGATCGGCGAGCGCGCGCGCCTGCCGATCGATCGCATGCTGGAATTCGCGGCCCAGCACAAGCGGCGCGTCCAGGCCAGCGGCGACCTGCAGCGCGATGCGCAGTTGTTCTCGAACGTGGGGGCGGCATGA
- the radC gene encoding RadC family protein: MPSNPSGACHDAPESPESLCAPAARAAEAAPALTAIASAAARPVATPAGSAGAPRKHKKRLGKEACKNLPRERLLQRGADAVTDVELVALLIGNGIGFGRSGDTALRVLEKFGSLRALLDAPHHEIQAVEGIAAARAAVLIATTELVRRALVERARARSQVDSPGAVRDYLRLKIGTRRRETFLCLYLDAQHRLLELEESTIGSLTRMAVYPREIVRRALESGAAALIVAHNHPSGVVRPSAEDRRLTQLLRDALALVDVRLTDHIVVGESETFSFAQAGLL, from the coding sequence ATGCCTTCGAATCCGAGCGGCGCGTGCCATGACGCGCCCGAATCGCCAGAATCCCTCTGCGCGCCGGCGGCACGGGCCGCCGAGGCGGCGCCCGCCCTGACGGCGATCGCGTCGGCCGCCGCCAGGCCCGTCGCGACGCCGGCCGGTTCAGCCGGCGCCCCTCGCAAGCATAAGAAGCGCCTGGGCAAGGAGGCGTGCAAGAACCTGCCCCGCGAACGCCTGCTCCAGCGCGGCGCCGATGCGGTCACCGACGTGGAGCTGGTCGCGCTGCTGATCGGCAACGGGATCGGCTTCGGCCGCAGCGGCGACACCGCCCTGCGCGTGCTCGAGAAATTCGGCTCGCTGCGCGCGCTGCTCGACGCCCCGCACCACGAGATCCAGGCCGTCGAAGGTATTGCCGCGGCACGCGCGGCGGTACTGATCGCCACCACCGAGCTGGTGCGCCGCGCGCTGGTGGAGCGCGCCCGCGCGCGCTCGCAGGTCGATTCGCCGGGCGCCGTGCGCGACTACCTGCGGCTGAAGATCGGCACGCGCCGGCGCGAAACCTTCCTCTGCCTCTACCTGGACGCCCAGCACCGCCTGCTCGAACTGGAGGAAAGCACTATCGGCTCGCTCACGCGGATGGCCGTCTATCCGCGCGAAATCGTGCGGCGCGCGCTGGAATCCGGTGCGGCGGCGCTGATCGTGGCGCATAATCACCCCTCCGGCGTGGTCCGGCCCAGCGCCGAGGACCGTCGTCTCACGCAGTTGCTGCGCGACGCGCTCGCGCTGGTCGACGTGCGGCTGACCGATCACATCGTGGTGGGCGAGAGCGAGACCTTCTCCTTTGCCCAGGCGGGGCTGCTCTGA
- the rpmB gene encoding 50S ribosomal protein L28 — MARVCQVTGKAPMSGNNVSHANNKTKRRFLPNLQNRRFWVESENRWVRLRVSNAGLRLIDKNGIDSVLADLRARGEA, encoded by the coding sequence ATGGCACGCGTATGCCAAGTAACTGGGAAAGCGCCGATGAGCGGCAACAACGTTTCCCACGCCAACAACAAAACGAAGCGTCGCTTCCTGCCGAATCTGCAAAACCGCCGGTTCTGGGTGGAAAGCGAAAACCGCTGGGTGCGTCTGCGCGTCTCGAACGCCGGCCTGCGCCTGATCGACAAGAACGGCATCGATTCCGTGCTCGCTGACCTGCGCGCACGCGGCGAAGCCTAA
- a CDS encoding RsmB/NOP family class I SAM-dependent RNA methyltransferase encodes MKLHGFLIGQTETLLGDVLKFAGPADATTSRFFRAHPKLGHAERGVIAEAVFAVLRRKMEYAHLAESGTGTPARRLTLLGLMQTAGRSALKPHVSEAEWSWLDHVAKIDPASLPLRVRTNLPDWIHQALSQRFDADGLAQFAAAVNYPAPLDLRVNVQKATRDQVLDALKASGIEAGETPFAPNGVRVIGKPALTKLSIFQDGLIEVQDEGSQLLCSLMAPRRGEMVVDFCAGAGGKTLALGAAMRSTGRLYAFDVSEKRLAKLKPRLARSGLSNVNPVLIDSEHDAKIKRLAGKIDRVLVDAPCSGLGTLRRNPDLKWRQTRDSIEELAPKQGSILASAARLVKPGGRLVYATCSVLEAENEAIVVQFLAAHPDFVLVPANKVLAEQRIALDTGDYLSLWPHRHATDGFFAAVLERRAKPAKPAAAKAGAEAAAPADAAEAVEAKAVEAKADAAGAEAADEAS; translated from the coding sequence ATGAAGCTGCATGGTTTTCTGATTGGCCAGACCGAGACGCTGCTCGGCGACGTACTGAAATTCGCGGGCCCGGCCGATGCGACCACGAGCCGGTTCTTCCGCGCGCATCCCAAGCTCGGCCATGCCGAGCGTGGCGTGATCGCCGAGGCGGTGTTCGCGGTGCTGCGCCGGAAGATGGAATACGCGCACCTGGCCGAGAGCGGCACCGGCACGCCGGCGCGCCGCCTGACCCTGCTGGGGCTGATGCAGACGGCGGGCCGCTCGGCGCTCAAGCCCCATGTGTCCGAGGCCGAATGGTCCTGGCTCGACCACGTCGCCAAGATCGACCCGGCCAGCCTGCCGCTGCGCGTGCGCACCAACCTGCCCGACTGGATCCACCAGGCGCTGTCGCAGCGCTTCGATGCCGACGGGCTCGCGCAGTTCGCGGCCGCGGTCAACTACCCGGCGCCGCTGGACCTGCGCGTGAACGTGCAGAAGGCCACCCGCGACCAGGTGCTCGACGCGCTCAAGGCCTCCGGCATCGAGGCCGGCGAGACCCCGTTCGCGCCGAACGGCGTGCGCGTGATCGGCAAGCCGGCCCTGACCAAGCTGTCGATCTTCCAGGACGGCCTGATCGAGGTGCAGGACGAGGGCAGCCAGCTGCTCTGCTCGCTGATGGCGCCGCGCCGCGGCGAGATGGTGGTCGACTTCTGCGCCGGCGCGGGCGGCAAGACCCTGGCGCTGGGCGCGGCGATGCGCTCGACCGGGCGCCTCTATGCCTTCGACGTGTCCGAGAAGCGCCTGGCCAAGCTCAAGCCGCGCCTGGCGCGCAGCGGGCTGTCCAACGTCAACCCGGTGCTGATCGACAGCGAGCACGACGCCAAGATCAAGCGACTGGCCGGCAAGATCGACCGCGTGCTGGTCGACGCGCCCTGCAGCGGCCTGGGCACGCTGCGCCGCAATCCCGACCTCAAGTGGCGCCAGACGCGCGACTCGATCGAGGAACTCGCGCCCAAGCAGGGCTCGATCCTCGCCAGCGCCGCGCGCCTGGTGAAGCCGGGCGGCCGCCTGGTTTACGCGACCTGCAGCGTGCTGGAGGCGGAGAACGAGGCGATCGTCGTGCAGTTCCTCGCCGCGCATCCCGACTTCGTGCTGGTGCCGGCCAACAAGGTGCTGGCCGAGCAGCGCATCGCGCTCGATACCGGCGATTACCTGTCGCTGTGGCCGCATCGCCATGCCACCGACGGTTTCTTCGCGGCCGTGCTGGAGCGGCGCGCGAAGCCGGCCAAGCCGGCTGCCGCCAAGGCCGGCGCCGAGGCGGCGGCCCCCGCCGACGCGGCCGAAGCCGTCGAAGCCAAGGCCGTCGAAGCCAAGGCCGACGCCGCAGGTGCGGAAGCGGCCGACGAGGCGAGCTGA
- the rpmG gene encoding 50S ribosomal protein L33, which yields MAKGARDKIKLESTAGTGHFYTTTKNKRNMPEKMLIKKFDPVVRKHVEYKETKIK from the coding sequence ATGGCGAAGGGCGCACGCGACAAGATCAAGCTGGAGTCGACCGCTGGCACGGGTCACTTCTATACGACCACCAAGAACAAGCGCAACATGCCGGAAAAGATGTTGATCAAGAAGTTCGATCCGGTCGTTCGCAAGCACGTCGAGTACAAGGAAACGAAGATCAAGTAA
- a CDS encoding bifunctional riboflavin kinase/FAD synthetase, producing the protein MVKVFRGLPNAESRAPCALTIGNFDGVHRGHQALLARVRAAADARGLPVCVMTFEPHPREFFNPAGAPPRIAMLRDKLEALRENGVDRVVVEHFNHTFANQAPEAFVEQTLVNGLHTRWMIVGDDFCYGARRAGNFASLQEAGARHGFDVEQMATLAAPNGARISSSGVRASLAAGDLDAAKQALGHGYAISGHVAHGLKLGRDLGFPTLNLSIAHKRPALSGIFVVLVHGLGEKPLPAVASLGVRPTVVDAGRVLLEVHILDWHGDAYGKLVRVEFLKKLRDEAKFIDLETLTRAIAQDVVDTRAYFAAHGVPPGGRATGFATSATDRIS; encoded by the coding sequence ATCGTGAAAGTCTTTCGCGGCCTGCCCAACGCCGAGAGCCGCGCCCCGTGCGCGCTGACGATCGGTAATTTCGACGGTGTCCACCGTGGCCATCAGGCCCTGCTCGCGCGCGTGCGCGCGGCCGCGGACGCGCGCGGGCTGCCGGTCTGCGTGATGACCTTCGAGCCGCACCCGCGCGAGTTCTTCAATCCGGCCGGCGCCCCGCCCCGGATCGCGATGCTGCGCGACAAGCTCGAGGCGCTGCGCGAGAACGGCGTGGACCGGGTGGTGGTCGAGCACTTCAACCATACCTTCGCCAACCAGGCGCCCGAGGCCTTCGTCGAGCAGACCCTGGTCAACGGCCTGCACACGCGCTGGATGATCGTGGGCGACGATTTCTGCTACGGCGCCAGGCGCGCCGGCAATTTCGCCTCGCTGCAGGAAGCCGGCGCGCGCCACGGCTTCGACGTCGAGCAGATGGCCACGCTGGCCGCGCCCAACGGCGCGCGTATTTCGAGCTCGGGCGTGCGCGCCTCGCTGGCCGCGGGCGATCTCGACGCGGCCAAGCAGGCGCTCGGCCACGGCTACGCGATCAGCGGCCACGTCGCGCACGGGCTCAAGCTCGGCCGCGACCTCGGCTTCCCCACCCTGAACCTGTCGATCGCGCACAAGCGCCCGGCCCTGTCGGGCATCTTCGTGGTGCTGGTGCACGGCCTGGGCGAGAAGCCGCTGCCGGCGGTGGCCAGCCTCGGCGTGCGGCCCACCGTGGTGGACGCGGGCCGCGTGCTGCTCGAGGTGCACATCCTCGACTGGCATGGCGACGCCTACGGCAAGCTGGTGCGCGTCGAGTTCCTCAAGAAGCTGCGCGACGAGGCCAAGTTCATCGACCTCGAGACGCTGACCCGCGCGATCGCGCAGGACGTGGTCGACACGCGCGCCTATTTCGCCGCGCACGGCGTGCCGCCCGGCGGCCGCGCCACCGGCTTCGCCACCTCGGCGACCGACCGAATTAGCTGA
- the purN gene encoding phosphoribosylglycinamide formyltransferase produces MKNLVILISGRGSNMEAIVDACARDAWPARVAAVIANRPEAAGLSFAAERGIATAVVDHREHDGREAFDAALAAEIERFAPDLVVLAGFMRILTPGFVSRFEGRMLNVHPSLLPSFKGMRTHEAALAAGVALHGATVHFVIPELDSGAIVAQAAVPVREGDTPETLAARVLEAEHVLYPRAVRWFVEGQLRLEAGRAVLADGTCRWLVADDNNKQGEGV; encoded by the coding sequence ATGAAAAATCTTGTCATCCTGATTTCAGGCCGCGGCAGCAACATGGAGGCCATCGTCGACGCCTGCGCGCGCGACGCCTGGCCGGCCCGCGTGGCCGCCGTGATCGCGAACCGGCCCGAGGCGGCCGGTTTGTCGTTCGCGGCCGAGCGCGGGATCGCGACGGCCGTCGTCGACCATCGCGAGCACGACGGCCGCGAGGCCTTCGACGCCGCGCTGGCCGCCGAGATCGAGCGTTTCGCGCCCGATCTGGTGGTGCTGGCCGGCTTCATGCGGATCCTCACGCCCGGCTTCGTGTCGCGTTTCGAGGGCCGGATGCTGAACGTCCATCCCTCGCTGCTGCCCAGTTTCAAGGGCATGCGCACGCACGAGGCGGCGCTGGCCGCCGGCGTGGCCCTGCACGGCGCCACCGTGCATTTCGTGATCCCGGAGCTCGACAGCGGCGCGATCGTCGCGCAGGCGGCGGTGCCGGTGCGCGAGGGCGACACGCCCGAGACGCTGGCCGCGCGCGTGCTCGAGGCCGAGCATGTGCTCTATCCGCGCGCGGTGCGCTGGTTCGTCGAGGGGCAATTGCGGCTCGAGGCGGGGCGCGCGGTGCTGGCCGACGGCACCTGCCGCTGGCTGGTCGCGGATGACAACAACAAACAGGGTGAGGGTGTATGA
- the nadC gene encoding carboxylating nicotinate-nucleotide diphosphorylase has product MSTAVSPIYQDIVGEYGAAFEAAIARNVADAIAEDVGSGDQTGRLVPDGPARLARIIVREDAVLCGVPWFEAVMRSVDPAIEVSWSYREGDLMRADTTVCELRGPARALLTAERNGLNFLQLLSGVASATRRYVALIDGHRARILDTRKTLPGLRLAQKYAVRVGGGANQRLALYDGILIKENHIAAAGGVGEALDAAFALEAGVPVQVEVETLAQLDTALAHGAKSVLLDNFSFEMMREAVRVTGGRAVLEVSGGVNAETVRDIASTGVDRISIGALTKDVRATDFSMRIVD; this is encoded by the coding sequence ATGAGCACGGCGGTTTCCCCGATCTACCAGGACATCGTTGGCGAATACGGCGCGGCCTTCGAGGCCGCGATCGCGCGCAACGTCGCCGATGCGATCGCCGAGGACGTCGGCAGCGGCGACCAGACCGGCCGCCTGGTGCCCGACGGCCCGGCCCGCCTCGCGCGCATCATCGTGCGCGAGGACGCGGTGCTGTGCGGCGTGCCCTGGTTCGAAGCGGTGATGCGCTCGGTCGATCCGGCCATCGAGGTCAGCTGGTCCTATCGCGAAGGCGATCTGATGCGCGCCGACACCACCGTCTGCGAACTGCGGGGCCCGGCACGCGCGCTGCTGACGGCCGAGCGCAATGGCCTGAACTTCCTGCAGTTGCTTTCGGGCGTGGCCAGCGCCACGCGCCGCTACGTCGCGCTGATCGACGGCCATCGCGCGCGCATCCTCGACACGCGCAAGACGCTGCCGGGCCTGCGGCTCGCGCAGAAGTACGCGGTGCGCGTCGGCGGCGGCGCGAACCAGCGCCTGGCGCTGTACGACGGCATCCTGATCAAGGAGAACCATATCGCCGCGGCGGGCGGGGTCGGCGAGGCGCTCGACGCCGCCTTCGCGCTCGAGGCGGGCGTGCCCGTGCAGGTCGAGGTGGAGACGCTGGCCCAGCTCGACACGGCGCTCGCGCATGGTGCGAAATCGGTGCTGCTCGACAATTTCAGCTTCGAGATGATGCGCGAGGCGGTGCGTGTGACTGGCGGCCGGGCGGTGCTCGAGGTGTCGGGCGGGGTGAATGCCGAGACCGTGCGCGATATCGCCTCGACCGGCGTCGACCGGATCTCGATCGGCGCGCTGACCAAGGACGTACGCGCCACCGATTTCTCGATGCGGATCGTCGACTGA
- the nadB gene encoding L-aspartate oxidase, giving the protein MNFDVAIVGSGLAGLSVALNLAQTRKVALIAKRSMMEGASDYAQGGIAAVLDSADSVENHVSDTLIAGGGLCDETTTRFIVEHGRAAIEWLISQGVPFTRDAAAELGFHLTREGGHSHRRIIHAADATGHAVLATLSERARKHPNITFLENHHAVDLITSDRIGLPGGRCVGLYALDVRTGLTVTIEAPHTVLATGGAGKVYLYTTNPDTATGDGIAMASRAGCRVANMEFIQFHPTCLYHPYAKSFLISEAVRGEGGLLKLPDGTRFMPAHDPRAELAPRDIVARAIDFEIKKRGIDCVYLDISHQPEAFLREHFPTIHARCLEFGIDIAKQPIPVVPAAHYTCGGVVTDLAGRTDLAGLYAVGETSYTGLHGANRLASNSLLECLVIGRAAAEAIETAGYERVAHDALPAWDESRVSDPDEEVVVAHNWDELRRLMWNYVGIVRTDKRLARAKHRIELLRDEIQEYYANFRVSPDLLELRNLVDVASLIVESARSRRESRGLHFSRDWPDTLPKALPTVLSPRR; this is encoded by the coding sequence ATGAATTTCGATGTGGCGATCGTCGGCAGCGGTCTTGCCGGTCTGTCGGTCGCGTTGAACCTGGCGCAGACGCGCAAGGTCGCGCTGATCGCGAAGCGATCGATGATGGAAGGCGCGAGCGACTACGCGCAGGGCGGCATCGCGGCGGTGCTCGATTCGGCCGACAGCGTCGAGAACCATGTCAGCGACACGCTGATCGCCGGCGGCGGCTTGTGCGACGAGACCACCACCCGCTTCATCGTCGAGCACGGCCGCGCGGCGATCGAATGGCTGATCTCGCAGGGCGTGCCGTTTACGCGCGACGCGGCGGCCGAACTCGGCTTCCACCTGACGCGCGAGGGCGGCCACAGCCATCGCCGCATCATCCACGCGGCCGACGCGACCGGCCATGCCGTGCTGGCGACGCTGAGCGAGCGCGCACGCAAGCATCCGAACATCACCTTCCTCGAAAACCATCACGCGGTGGACCTGATCACCTCGGATCGGATCGGCCTGCCCGGCGGGCGCTGCGTCGGCCTCTACGCGCTCGATGTGCGCACCGGGCTGACCGTGACCATCGAGGCGCCGCACACGGTGCTGGCCACCGGCGGCGCGGGCAAGGTCTATCTCTACACCACCAACCCCGACACGGCGACCGGCGACGGCATCGCGATGGCTTCGCGCGCGGGCTGCCGCGTCGCGAACATGGAATTCATCCAGTTCCATCCGACCTGCCTCTACCATCCCTACGCGAAATCCTTCCTGATCTCGGAAGCGGTGCGCGGCGAGGGCGGGCTGCTCAAGCTGCCGGACGGCACGCGCTTCATGCCGGCCCACGATCCGCGCGCCGAACTCGCGCCGCGCGACATCGTGGCACGCGCGATCGACTTCGAGATCAAGAAGCGCGGCATCGACTGCGTCTATCTCGACATCAGCCACCAGCCCGAGGCCTTCCTGCGTGAGCACTTCCCGACCATCCACGCGCGCTGCCTCGAATTCGGCATCGATATCGCCAAGCAGCCGATTCCCGTGGTGCCGGCCGCGCACTACACCTGCGGCGGCGTGGTGACCGACCTGGCCGGGCGCACCGACCTGGCGGGGCTCTATGCGGTCGGCGAGACCTCGTACACGGGCCTGCACGGCGCCAACCGGCTCGCCAGCAATTCCCTGCTCGAATGCCTGGTGATCGGCCGCGCGGCCGCCGAGGCGATCGAGACGGCCGGCTACGAGCGCGTCGCGCACGACGCCCTGCCCGCCTGGGACGAAAGCCGCGTGTCGGATCCGGACGAGGAAGTGGTGGTCGCCCACAACTGGGACGAACTGCGCCGCCTGATGTGGAACTATGTCGGCATCGTGCGTACCGACAAGCGGCTGGCGCGCGCCAAGCATCGCATCGAGCTGCTGCGCGACGAGATCCAGGAGTATTACGCGAACTTCCGCGTCAGCCCGGATCTGCTGGAGCTGCGCAATCTGGTCGACGTGGCCTCGCTGATCGTCGAAAGCGCGCGTTCGCGGCGCGAGAGCCGCGGCCTGCATTTCAGCCGCGACTGGCCCGATACGCTGCCGAAGGCGCTGCCGACGGTGCTCTCGCCGCGCCGCTGA
- a CDS encoding mechanosensitive ion channel family protein — translation MQDPLLSKRLAGVARDFGQPVMIWQLAVLAGTLALAWLLARWLRSRIEARRRAAGRAPGTGASSLDRALFPLAGGVLLLVAQEVGERFFSTSLLQLALVPLFGIALIYLLFSVARRAFARDGDTHAWLSIIEKLVSVLVWVAMVLTVLGIQRDVVDWLDGVRFHVGSAHLSLLSLLSGCLWICVTLVVAMWLGSLLEDRLSRAATLDANLKVVLSRVGRALLVVAAVLIGLSLVGIDVTVLGVFGGALGVGLGFGLQKIASNYVSGFIILLDRSLRLGDAIDVGGLQGIVTQIRTRYTVVRGLDGYEKLIPNEKLITDVVQNQSSFQTRGYAKVAVRIAYSSDVEAALALLAEAAKDVERVLEDPAPAPYLVGFGTDGIELELGFWIADAARGTSGVRSAVNRKLWRLFGEHGISVPLPQRELRIVGQGPAASAEIGANGARSGPAPGT, via the coding sequence ATGCAGGATCCGCTGCTGTCGAAACGGCTGGCCGGCGTCGCGCGCGACTTCGGCCAGCCGGTGATGATCTGGCAGCTCGCGGTGCTGGCCGGCACGCTCGCGCTGGCCTGGCTGCTGGCGCGCTGGCTGCGTTCGCGCATCGAGGCGCGCCGGCGTGCCGCGGGCCGCGCTCCCGGTACCGGCGCGAGCAGCCTCGACCGGGCGCTGTTCCCGCTGGCCGGCGGCGTGTTGCTGCTGGTCGCGCAGGAGGTCGGCGAGCGCTTCTTCTCCACCTCGCTGCTGCAGCTCGCGCTGGTGCCCCTCTTCGGCATCGCGCTGATCTACCTGCTGTTCTCGGTCGCGCGCCGCGCCTTCGCCCGTGACGGCGATACCCACGCCTGGCTGTCGATCATCGAGAAGCTGGTCTCGGTGCTGGTGTGGGTGGCGATGGTGCTCACCGTGCTCGGCATCCAGCGCGACGTGGTCGATTGGCTCGACGGCGTGCGCTTCCATGTCGGCAGCGCTCACCTGAGCCTGCTCTCGCTGCTGTCGGGCTGCTTGTGGATCTGCGTCACCCTGGTGGTGGCGATGTGGCTCGGCTCGCTGCTGGAGGACCGCCTGTCGCGTGCCGCGACGCTCGACGCCAACCTCAAGGTGGTGCTGTCGCGGGTCGGCCGCGCGCTGCTGGTGGTGGCGGCGGTGCTGATCGGGCTCTCGCTGGTCGGCATCGACGTGACCGTGCTCGGCGTGTTCGGCGGCGCGCTCGGCGTGGGGCTCGGTTTTGGCCTGCAGAAAATCGCCAGCAACTACGTGTCGGGCTTCATCATCCTGCTCGACCGCTCGCTCAGGCTCGGCGACGCGATCGACGTGGGCGGCCTGCAGGGCATCGTCACCCAGATCCGCACTCGCTACACGGTGGTGCGCGGGCTGGACGGCTACGAGAAGCTGATCCCGAACGAGAAGCTGATCACCGACGTGGTGCAGAACCAGTCCTCGTTCCAGACTCGCGGCTACGCCAAGGTGGCGGTGCGCATCGCCTACAGCAGCGACGTGGAGGCGGCGCTGGCGTTGCTGGCCGAGGCGGCGAAGGATGTCGAGCGGGTGCTCGAGGACCCGGCGCCGGCGCCCTACCTGGTGGGTTTCGGCACCGACGGCATCGAGCTCGAACTGGGCTTCTGGATCGCCGATGCCGCGCGCGGCACCTCGGGCGTGCGCTCGGCGGTGAATCGCAAGCTGTGGCGGCTGTTCGGCGAGCACGGCATATCGGTGCCGCTGCCGCAGCGCGAGTTGCGCATCGTCGGGCAGGGCCCGGCGGCGAGCGCAGAAATCGGGGCGAATGGGGCGCGATCGGGCCCGGCGCCGGGCACTTGA
- a CDS encoding DesA family fatty acid desaturase, which produces MLNSVLDFLAHGLLHFSWWQIVLATLVATHVTIVSVTIYLHRCQAHRALDLHPAVSHFFRLWLWMSTGMLTGQWAAIHRKHHAKCETEEDPHSPQTRGIWKVLLEGAELYRAEAKNEETLRKFSHGTPNDWIERNVYSKYTILGVSLMMVIDVALFGIVGLSVWAVQMIWIPFWAAGVVNGLAHFWGYRNFNSADASTNLIPWGIVIGGEEMHNNHHTFATSAKFSNKWYEFDIGWMYIRILSAFKLAKVKKIAPTPRLVARKAVVDQETLQAVLSNRYEVMANYGKALKRAYRQELAHLKELGSSEKYQLLRGARSWFHKDEEGLNEPQKRLLPEIFANSQKMHTYFQLRQDLASMWDRSNASREQLLAQLQDWCHRAEQSGIKALQEFATRLRRYA; this is translated from the coding sequence TTGCTGAATTCTGTGCTCGACTTCCTGGCCCACGGGCTGCTGCATTTCTCGTGGTGGCAGATCGTTCTGGCCACGCTTGTGGCCACGCACGTCACGATCGTCTCCGTCACCATCTATCTCCATCGCTGTCAGGCGCATCGCGCGCTCGACCTGCATCCGGCCGTCAGCCACTTCTTCCGGCTGTGGCTGTGGATGTCCACCGGCATGCTGACCGGCCAGTGGGCGGCCATCCATCGAAAGCACCACGCCAAGTGCGAGACCGAAGAGGATCCGCACAGCCCGCAGACGCGCGGCATCTGGAAAGTGCTGCTCGAAGGCGCCGAGCTCTATCGCGCCGAAGCCAAGAACGAGGAAACGCTGCGCAAGTTCAGCCACGGCACGCCGAACGACTGGATCGAGCGCAACGTCTACTCGAAGTACACGATCCTCGGCGTGAGCCTGATGATGGTGATCGACGTCGCGCTGTTCGGTATCGTCGGCCTGTCGGTCTGGGCCGTGCAGATGATCTGGATCCCGTTCTGGGCGGCCGGCGTGGTCAACGGCCTCGCGCACTTCTGGGGCTATCGCAACTTCAACTCGGCCGATGCGAGCACGAACCTGATTCCCTGGGGCATCGTGATCGGCGGCGAGGAAATGCACAACAACCACCACACCTTCGCCACCTCGGCGAAGTTCTCGAACAAGTGGTACGAGTTCGACATCGGCTGGATGTACATCCGCATCCTGTCGGCGTTCAAGCTCGCCAAGGTCAAGAAGATCGCGCCCACGCCGCGCCTGGTGGCACGCAAGGCCGTGGTCGACCAGGAAACGCTGCAGGCCGTGCTGTCGAACCGCTACGAAGTGATGGCGAACTACGGCAAGGCACTGAAGCGCGCCTACCGCCAGGAGCTCGCGCACCTGAAGGAGCTCGGTTCGAGCGAGAAGTACCAACTGCTGCGCGGCGCCCGCTCCTGGTTCCACAAGGACGAAGAGGGCCTGAACGAGCCGCAGAAGCGCCTGCTGCCCGAGATCTTCGCCAACAGCCAGAAGATGCATACCTACTTCCAGCTGCGCCAGGACCTGGCCTCGATGTGGGACCGTTCGAACGCTTCGCGCGAACAGCTGCTGGCCCAATTGCAGGACTGGTGCCATCGTGCCGAACAAAGCGGCATCAAGGCGCTGCAGGAGTTCGCGACGCGTCTGCGCCGCTACGCCTGA